The following proteins come from a genomic window of Lachnoclostridium phytofermentans ISDg:
- a CDS encoding sensor histidine kinase, whose protein sequence is MLLFAQYSQEKYHTILFLLFSILLLFCYTIYISFKVSKSIIRDKFYFFLASLFFWMIAKACRLVVTENSLIWLVIIIQYIGYFGFQYSLFIFSLNFYGGEEMARKAQWVAAILPILGLIIVLTNPIHHMFFISLDIDHEKRGMFYYFSSVIHHVYIIASIFILICAMHIRIFCRRNKKIQIILHITAAISVFFMFLFWLQTVGILPKLSFLKIDGLVLKICLAFFLIILPTLGFQFLDINPVSYQVLYQKFPRGIAFMNKKGVINTPNELFVQMFPVMKDGICNISYFVDSLLEIEPKEKEQLKVFLLSELSDEYLLSYKDSKLVVKKYRSKSNRYLIYVEDITDTVDTMLELEKNNKYLAIMNQNLKESIKAKKDLVSTSAKAAVAQNVHDILGHSLTVALCTTELAVRDGCREDAIEKLAMLEELLSESVQDLKNSIQGNEFDFQQTSLIKAIKNLSKLKMQLEITTQGRPYELNSAQNEAVIRICQEAVTNAIKHGDAKTVHLILRYYQKFLEIYIIDDGKGCNQVKVGYGLSGMEGRVKKLGGSFEFGSDGEKGFHIHLEIPIIRADK, encoded by the coding sequence ATGCTGCTTTTCGCACAGTATTCACAGGAAAAGTATCATACGATTTTATTCTTATTATTCTCTATCTTGCTATTATTTTGCTATACTATCTATATCTCCTTTAAAGTTTCAAAATCCATAATTCGTGATAAGTTTTATTTCTTTTTAGCTTCGTTATTTTTTTGGATGATTGCTAAAGCTTGCAGACTCGTTGTTACTGAAAATTCTTTAATCTGGTTAGTTATCATAATACAATATATTGGTTATTTTGGGTTTCAATATTCACTTTTTATATTCTCCTTAAATTTTTATGGTGGAGAAGAAATGGCTAGAAAAGCCCAGTGGGTTGCTGCTATTTTACCTATCCTAGGTCTTATCATTGTACTTACAAACCCAATTCATCATATGTTTTTTATTTCGCTAGATATCGATCATGAAAAACGTGGAATGTTTTATTACTTTTCATCCGTGATACATCATGTTTATATTATAGCCTCCATCTTTATATTGATTTGCGCGATGCACATTCGTATTTTTTGTAGAAGAAATAAAAAGATTCAAATTATATTACACATAACAGCAGCAATTTCAGTATTTTTTATGTTCTTATTTTGGTTGCAGACAGTAGGGATTTTGCCAAAGCTTAGCTTTTTGAAAATAGATGGTTTAGTTTTAAAAATCTGTTTAGCCTTCTTTCTTATTATTCTGCCAACACTTGGTTTTCAGTTTTTAGATATAAATCCGGTATCTTATCAGGTTTTATATCAAAAGTTTCCGCGGGGTATTGCCTTTATGAATAAGAAAGGAGTCATAAATACTCCGAATGAATTATTTGTACAAATGTTTCCCGTAATGAAGGATGGAATTTGTAACATCTCCTACTTCGTAGATAGTTTGCTAGAGATAGAACCTAAAGAGAAGGAACAATTGAAAGTATTTTTATTATCCGAATTATCAGACGAATATCTATTATCCTATAAAGATAGTAAGCTTGTAGTGAAAAAGTATCGGTCAAAATCGAATAGGTATTTGATTTATGTGGAAGATATCACTGATACGGTTGATACGATGCTAGAACTAGAGAAAAATAATAAATATTTAGCAATCATGAACCAGAACCTAAAGGAATCTATCAAGGCGAAGAAAGATTTAGTTTCAACAAGTGCAAAGGCAGCAGTTGCTCAAAATGTTCACGATATATTAGGGCATAGTTTAACGGTTGCTCTATGTACCACCGAGCTAGCTGTAAGAGACGGGTGTAGGGAAGATGCAATTGAAAAACTTGCAATGCTTGAGGAGTTATTATCGGAAAGTGTGCAAGATTTAAAAAATTCAATTCAAGGGAATGAGTTTGATTTTCAGCAGACAAGCTTAATTAAAGCAATTAAAAATTTAAGCAAATTAAAAATGCAATTAGAGATAACAACACAAGGTAGACCATATGAGCTTAACTCAGCACAAAATGAAGCTGTTATTCGAATATGTCAAGAAGCTGTAACAAATGCGATTAAGCATGGAGATGCGAAAACTGTTCATCTCATTCTGCGATACTATCAAAAATTTCTTGAAATCTACATAATTGATGATGGAAAGGGTTGTAATCAAGTAAAAGTAGGTTATGGTTTAAGCGGTATGGAGGGAAGAGTAAAGAAACTTGGTGGTTCCTTTGAGTTTGGTTCGGATGGAGAGAAGGGGTTCCATATTCATTTAGAAATTCCCATCATAAGAGCGGATAAATAA
- a CDS encoding ABC transporter ATP-binding protein — translation MSQESNVTPKVPQRQRGPMGGGPMGGMGMGGEKAKNFKGSLKKLMSYLAPFRIQIFVVIVFAAISTVFTIVGPKILAKATDELTSGIMGKITGKGGEIDFSYIATIMLWLVFLYVISAIFSYMQGHLMSGVSTNIAYNLRNAIMKKMNKLPFSYYNKTSHGEVLSRITNDVDTLNMTLNQSITQLITSVTSVLGVLIMMLSISWKLTIIAVLILPLSVLLIIGVVKKSQKYFKGQQKYLGRVNGHIEEMYGGHLVVKAFNGEEKSLEKFDQENEKLYESAWKSNFLSGLMMPIMNFVGNLGYVLICIVGASMAAGGTMTIGGIQAFIQYVRSFTQPISQIANISNQIQQMVAAAERVFEFLDENEESKDVVKVTMDDIDLKGDVTFDHVRFGYEDTDQIVIKDFSVKVKAGQKVAIVGPTGAGKTTLVKLLMRFHDINSGDIYVDGYNTKDFSRSDLRTEFGMVLQDTWLYNGTIMDNIRYGKLDATDEEVIKAAKAAQVDHFVRTLPDGYQMVLNEEASNISQGQKQLLTIARAILADSKILILDEATSSVDTRTEVLIQKAMDNLMKGRTSFIIAHRLSTIRNADIILCMKDGDIVEQGNHDELMKLGGFYANLYNSQFEKLPA, via the coding sequence ATGAGTCAAGAATCAAACGTAACTCCTAAGGTACCGCAGCGCCAGAGAGGACCAATGGGTGGTGGTCCGATGGGCGGCATGGGAATGGGTGGTGAGAAGGCAAAGAACTTTAAGGGTAGTTTAAAAAAGTTAATGTCATATCTAGCACCGTTTCGTATACAAATTTTCGTTGTTATTGTGTTTGCAGCTATCTCCACGGTATTTACAATTGTAGGACCAAAGATATTAGCAAAAGCAACCGATGAATTAACGAGTGGTATCATGGGGAAAATCACTGGAAAAGGTGGAGAAATTGATTTTTCCTATATAGCGACTATCATGTTGTGGTTAGTATTTCTTTATGTAATAAGTGCCATATTCTCTTATATGCAAGGGCATTTAATGTCTGGAGTATCCACAAATATAGCTTATAATCTTAGAAATGCTATCATGAAGAAGATGAATAAGCTGCCATTTAGCTATTATAACAAGACCAGTCATGGAGAAGTATTATCAAGAATTACAAACGATGTAGATACCTTAAACATGACCTTAAATCAAAGTATTACCCAATTAATTACCTCAGTTACCTCTGTTTTAGGTGTATTAATTATGATGCTCTCTATCAGTTGGAAACTAACCATCATAGCGGTATTAATCTTGCCACTTTCTGTACTACTGATTATAGGGGTAGTAAAGAAATCTCAAAAATATTTTAAAGGTCAGCAAAAATACCTTGGACGTGTCAATGGACATATTGAAGAGATGTATGGTGGACACTTGGTAGTAAAAGCATTTAATGGAGAAGAAAAATCTCTTGAAAAGTTTGACCAAGAAAACGAAAAGCTTTATGAGAGTGCTTGGAAATCAAACTTCCTTTCAGGATTAATGATGCCAATCATGAATTTCGTAGGTAATCTTGGCTATGTATTAATATGTATTGTTGGTGCATCGATGGCAGCAGGTGGAACCATGACAATTGGTGGAATTCAAGCATTTATCCAATATGTTCGTTCCTTTACTCAGCCAATCTCACAGATTGCTAACATTTCAAATCAAATTCAACAGATGGTAGCAGCTGCAGAGCGTGTATTTGAATTCTTAGATGAAAACGAAGAAAGCAAAGATGTAGTAAAAGTTACTATGGACGATATTGATCTAAAGGGTGATGTAACCTTTGATCATGTACGCTTTGGTTATGAGGATACTGATCAAATAGTTATTAAAGATTTCTCTGTGAAGGTTAAAGCAGGACAGAAGGTTGCGATTGTTGGTCCAACAGGTGCTGGTAAAACAACGCTGGTTAAGTTGCTGATGAGGTTCCATGATATTAATAGTGGTGATATCTATGTAGATGGTTATAATACCAAAGACTTCTCTCGGTCTGATCTTCGTACGGAGTTCGGTATGGTTCTTCAGGATACTTGGTTATATAACGGAACCATTATGGATAACATCCGATATGGTAAGTTAGATGCAACAGATGAAGAAGTAATAAAAGCAGCGAAAGCTGCACAGGTTGACCACTTTGTTCGTACTTTACCAGATGGTTACCAGATGGTTTTAAACGAAGAGGCAAGCAATATATCACAAGGTCAGAAACAGCTATTAACTATAGCAAGAGCTATACTTGCAGATTCTAAGATTCTTATTTTAGATGAAGCCACAAGCTCTGTTGATACCAGAACAGAAGTATTGATTCAAAAGGCTATGGATAACTTAATGAAGGGTAGAACTAGCTTTATCATAGCTCACCGTCTCTCAACGATTCGAAATGCAGATATTATCCTTTGTATGAAGGATGGCGATATTGTTGAGCAGGGTAATCATGATGAACTTATGAAACTTGGCGGTTTCTATGCAAATCTATATAACAGCCAGTTTGAGAAGTTACCGGCATAA
- a CDS encoding MarR family winged helix-turn-helix transcriptional regulator, with protein MYDHKSENFIWFDKVKKMAQRRQQEALKPYGLSSIHAMYLVILLDQPDGLTFKELCEKLCVDKANTSRAVNVLEEKGYVFRDYTSAGVLKYKLILSEEGKNIAQEVGRTMKKFHRQLGESLTEEEIKTVRRVMFKIAKAVDDMENDKEE; from the coding sequence ATGTATGATCATAAGTCAGAAAACTTCATCTGGTTTGATAAGGTTAAAAAAATGGCGCAAAGGAGACAACAAGAGGCCTTAAAACCTTATGGACTTTCTAGTATTCATGCCATGTATCTTGTGATATTGTTGGATCAACCAGATGGTTTGACATTCAAAGAACTTTGTGAAAAACTATGTGTGGATAAGGCGAACACCTCCAGAGCTGTAAATGTTCTAGAAGAAAAAGGATATGTTTTTAGAGACTATACTAGTGCTGGAGTTTTAAAATATAAGCTTATTTTAAGTGAGGAGGGAAAGAATATTGCACAGGAGGTAGGGCGTACGATGAAAAAATTTCATCGTCAGCTTGGTGAATCATTGACGGAAGAAGAGATAAAGACTGTGCGAAGGGTAATGTTTAAAATTGCGAAAGCAGTAGATGATATGGAAAATGACAAGGAGGAATAA
- a CDS encoding GH36-type glycosyl hydrolase domain-containing protein: MRQYHYLNESADFILEDPELTSYLYFPIANENGVMASVTPSLHGDNKMGQNTYLLAPVSVEELHNSKASRNFWCIMEGKNPWSVVGNSSNQQANLYKEEKEKTYLRAGIMWQEVERISAVYGLKAKVLSIVPASGETVELMKVTIENIGVDSVTFTPIAAIPLYARSADNYRDHRHVTSLLHRIHTTDYGVIVNPTLTFDERGHKKNEVIYGVLGTARGANPPVSFYPTVEGFIGEGGSLEQPRAFYSKNLIPMAAGESVAGYEALGGLVFENVTLKGGEEASYTIAMGYGNTEEDFKKEAKKFLLSDKAFDDEVQYTKNYWNQKINIHYRTGNQEFDYFMYWVNFQPMLRRIYGCSFLPHHDYGKGGRGWRDLWQDCLALLMMNPSGVRGMLHDNFSGIRMDGTNATIIGTKQGEFIADRNNITRVWMDHGVWPLLTTNLYINHSGDIRFLLEEITYFKDMQAVRGEEKDTKYDEGLGKRVKTIQGEQYQGTILEHLLLQNLTAFYDVGEHNHIRLRGADWNDALDMAKERGESVAFTAAYALNLMTLAELLEKLEEHGVTSVLLAKEMQILLTEDITCFNDIERKKDILYTYCKQVKESVSGQKVEVFVTNLVRNLKNKSEWIKDHIRNEEWLTNAEGFHWFNGYYDNHGQRVEGDFAQGVRMILTSQVFTIMSGVATKEQVKDVIRAADHYLYEEKMGGYRLNTDFNEVKLDLGRMFGFAYGQKENGAVFCHMAIMYANALYQRGFIKEGYHVIDSLFRHCNDFSVSRIYPGIPEYIAENGRALYHYLTGSASWLLLTVLTEMFGIKGRYGDLYFEPKLLLEQFRQDGTAKVEFIFAEKSFEVTYQNSKRLEVSEYQVSKIILDGMVYESKDLRCIRRSDILKLSNNQMHLITVVLC, from the coding sequence ATGAGACAATATCATTACTTAAATGAATCTGCAGATTTTATTCTAGAAGATCCAGAATTAACAAGTTACCTCTACTTTCCGATTGCGAATGAAAACGGAGTAATGGCATCTGTTACACCATCCCTTCATGGAGATAATAAGATGGGACAGAATACTTATCTTTTAGCACCCGTAAGTGTAGAGGAATTACATAATAGTAAAGCATCAAGAAATTTCTGGTGTATCATGGAAGGGAAAAATCCTTGGTCTGTGGTTGGTAATTCAAGCAATCAACAGGCGAACCTATATAAAGAAGAGAAAGAGAAAACCTATTTAAGAGCAGGCATTATGTGGCAAGAGGTTGAGAGAATTTCTGCGGTTTATGGACTAAAAGCGAAAGTGCTATCGATAGTGCCTGCATCAGGAGAAACAGTTGAACTTATGAAGGTAACGATAGAGAACATTGGTGTTGATAGTGTAACATTTACACCAATAGCAGCGATTCCATTATATGCACGATCTGCAGATAACTATAGAGACCATCGTCATGTTACTTCGTTATTACACCGGATTCATACTACAGACTATGGTGTGATAGTGAATCCTACGCTTACATTTGATGAGCGTGGGCATAAGAAAAATGAGGTGATTTATGGAGTATTAGGTACTGCCAGAGGGGCTAATCCTCCTGTATCTTTTTATCCTACCGTGGAAGGATTTATTGGAGAAGGTGGAAGCCTAGAACAACCAAGAGCTTTTTATTCAAAGAATTTAATACCGATGGCAGCAGGTGAATCCGTTGCAGGGTATGAAGCACTTGGTGGACTTGTATTTGAGAATGTAACCTTAAAGGGTGGAGAAGAAGCCTCTTATACCATTGCGATGGGATATGGTAACACCGAGGAGGATTTTAAAAAGGAGGCTAAGAAGTTCCTTCTATCAGATAAGGCTTTTGATGATGAAGTTCAATATACAAAAAATTATTGGAATCAAAAGATTAATATTCATTATCGTACAGGAAATCAGGAATTTGATTATTTTATGTACTGGGTTAATTTTCAACCGATGCTTCGAAGAATCTATGGTTGTTCCTTTCTACCACATCACGACTACGGAAAAGGCGGGAGAGGATGGCGTGATCTTTGGCAGGACTGCTTAGCACTACTTATGATGAACCCTTCCGGAGTCCGAGGTATGTTACATGATAATTTCTCAGGAATACGTATGGATGGTACGAATGCTACTATCATAGGGACTAAACAGGGAGAGTTTATAGCAGACCGTAATAATATTACAAGGGTCTGGATGGACCATGGGGTTTGGCCTTTACTAACGACCAATTTGTACATAAATCATAGTGGAGATATTCGTTTCTTATTAGAGGAAATAACCTACTTTAAGGATATGCAGGCGGTAAGAGGAGAAGAAAAGGATACAAAATATGACGAAGGTCTTGGAAAAAGAGTTAAGACCATTCAGGGGGAACAATACCAAGGAACAATATTAGAACACCTATTACTGCAAAATTTAACGGCATTTTACGATGTTGGTGAACACAATCACATCCGTTTACGTGGTGCGGATTGGAATGACGCGCTTGATATGGCAAAGGAACGTGGAGAAAGTGTGGCATTCACAGCTGCCTATGCGTTAAATCTTATGACACTAGCCGAGCTTTTAGAAAAGCTTGAGGAACATGGAGTTACAAGTGTATTACTAGCAAAAGAAATGCAAATTTTATTAACAGAGGATATTACTTGCTTTAACGATATAGAGCGTAAAAAGGATATTCTTTATACGTATTGTAAACAAGTGAAGGAGAGTGTGAGTGGACAAAAAGTAGAGGTATTCGTAACCAACTTAGTTCGTAATTTAAAGAATAAGTCTGAATGGATAAAAGATCACATTCGTAACGAAGAATGGTTAACCAATGCAGAGGGATTTCATTGGTTTAATGGTTATTATGATAATCATGGGCAGAGAGTAGAAGGTGATTTTGCACAGGGAGTACGTATGATACTAACTAGTCAAGTTTTTACGATTATGTCTGGGGTTGCAACAAAGGAGCAAGTAAAAGATGTAATTCGTGCAGCAGACCACTATCTATATGAAGAAAAGATGGGAGGCTATCGATTAAATACTGACTTTAACGAAGTGAAACTTGATTTAGGTAGAATGTTTGGGTTTGCTTATGGACAAAAAGAAAATGGAGCGGTATTTTGTCATATGGCAATCATGTATGCCAACGCTTTATATCAAAGAGGTTTCATAAAAGAGGGATATCATGTGATAGATAGTTTATTCCGTCATTGTAATGATTTCTCTGTAAGTAGAATATATCCTGGAATTCCAGAATATATCGCAGAAAATGGTCGTGCACTATATCATTATCTGACAGGCTCAGCAAGCTGGCTATTACTCACGGTACTTACAGAAATGTTTGGTATCAAAGGAAGATATGGTGATTTATACTTTGAACCAAAGCTATTATTAGAGCAATTTAGGCAGGATGGAACAGCAAAGGTTGAATTTATATTTGCAGAGAAATCCTTTGAAGTTACCTATCAAAACAGTAAGAGATTAGAAGTATCAGAGTATCAAGTTTCTAAGATTATACTAGATGGAATGGTTTACGAGTCAAAGGATTTAAGATGTATAAGACGAAGCGATATACTTAAACTTTCCAATAATCAAATGCACTTAATTACGGTCGTATTATGTTAG
- a CDS encoding glycoside hydrolase family 30 protein produces MRIRTVTTDYHKNLFLLESERFIATEVGCNQVVAIYPELTYQTIRGFGGAFTESSGYNFSKLSKEKKNIVLNAYFGKDGIHYTLGRTHINSCDFSLSNYSYLEEDEDINQKFNRDRDREYIVPMIKAAIELSEDNITFLASPWSPPSFMKTNLDMNHGGELKEEYKRDWAKYIAAYIKDCKKDGITISMLTVQNEPEATQVWDSCRYSATQEMEFVRDYLGPILAEEGLSDVKIYVWDHNKELLYERAKVILSDKNAREYISGVAFHWYTGDHFEALDLVREHFPEQELLFTEGCVEYGRFFDSSEVWKAEMYAHDILGNLNHGMHGYMDWNLLLDDKGGPNHVGNFCQAPIMCNAEEDSIQFNLSYYYIGHFSKYIMPGAKRIAYTKYSDLVEVAAFINPNKERVVVLLNKSEKEVTVVLKENGIGQEIKVNSHSIVSVICSEE; encoded by the coding sequence ATGAGAATTAGGACAGTAACTACAGATTATCATAAGAATCTATTTTTACTAGAATCAGAGAGATTCATTGCAACTGAAGTAGGATGTAATCAAGTTGTTGCCATATATCCAGAATTGACCTACCAGACCATTCGAGGATTTGGCGGCGCTTTTACGGAGTCTTCCGGCTATAATTTTTCAAAGCTTAGCAAAGAAAAGAAAAACATTGTTCTGAATGCTTATTTTGGTAAGGATGGAATTCATTATACCTTAGGAAGAACTCATATCAATAGCTGTGATTTTTCACTTTCTAACTATTCTTATCTTGAAGAAGATGAGGACATCAATCAAAAGTTTAACCGTGATCGAGACAGAGAATACATTGTCCCAATGATAAAAGCTGCAATCGAACTTAGTGAAGACAATATTACTTTCCTAGCATCCCCTTGGTCGCCTCCTTCGTTTATGAAGACAAACCTCGATATGAATCATGGCGGGGAATTAAAAGAGGAATATAAAAGAGATTGGGCAAAATACATAGCAGCTTATATAAAGGACTGTAAAAAAGATGGAATTACGATTTCCATGCTTACTGTACAAAATGAACCGGAAGCAACTCAGGTTTGGGATTCCTGCCGCTACAGCGCAACGCAGGAAATGGAATTTGTCAGAGATTATCTGGGACCAATCTTAGCAGAAGAAGGTTTAAGTGACGTAAAAATCTATGTTTGGGACCACAACAAAGAACTATTGTATGAGCGTGCAAAGGTAATCCTTTCTGATAAAAATGCAAGAGAATATATAAGCGGAGTTGCGTTTCATTGGTATACCGGGGATCATTTTGAAGCTCTTGATTTAGTAAGAGAACATTTTCCAGAACAAGAACTATTATTCACAGAAGGTTGTGTTGAGTATGGAAGATTTTTTGATTCCTCCGAGGTTTGGAAGGCAGAAATGTATGCTCATGATATCTTAGGTAACCTAAATCATGGGATGCATGGATATATGGACTGGAATCTATTACTTGATGATAAAGGTGGACCAAATCATGTAGGAAACTTCTGTCAAGCTCCAATCATGTGCAATGCAGAGGAGGATAGTATACAGTTTAATCTTTCTTACTATTACATAGGTCACTTTAGTAAATACATTATGCCTGGTGCTAAACGTATTGCTTATACTAAGTATTCGGATTTAGTAGAGGTAGCAGCATTTATTAATCCAAATAAAGAACGGGTTGTTGTTTTACTTAATAAATCAGAGAAAGAGGTAACAGTAGTACTAAAGGAGAATGGAATTGGTCAGGAAATTAAGGTGAATTCTCATAGTATTGTTTCAGTGATTTGTTCAGAAGAGTAA
- a CDS encoding ABC transporter ATP-binding protein, which translates to MKLIMRYLKPFAGIVVLCIVLLFGQAMSDLSLPTLMSEIVTNGIQNGGVEEPAPKAISENGMTFITTFMTEDNKQQFLNAYQLIDKDSEDASKYRKDYELLNQESIYVRKSLSKEELEPIETSYGKAALAFVTMIQKQMEQQDGQTNEATTSDNAKENFAGMTTDKLYELLPMIQAMPKEAVGTFIQTASDSDSFLHAQMGVLFTKMFYEELGMNLNHIQRTYIIVTGLKMLAITFAGVVAAIAVGFLASRMSARVAQRMRRDVFSKVESFSSAEYDKFSTASLITRTTNDIQQVQMLIGMGVRMMCYAPIMGIGGIIFAVNKSVSLSWIIAVAVIILLGLIAIIFSIALPKFKSLQKLIDRLNLVSRENLGGMMVIRAFGNEGYEENRFEKANSELSKTNRFVQRTMAFMMPAMMLIMNCVTLVIVWSGSHAIADSTLQIGDMLAFMQYAMQIIMAFLMIAMMFIMVPRASVSAVRIREVLDTKLEINDKKNTVSLVEDAKKNGTNVKGRVVFRDVSFRYNNAESDVLENINFTAKPGETTAFIGSTGSGKSTLINLVPRFYDVTKGSIEIDGVDIRDLKQEELRDLIGYVPQKGVLFTGDIESNIRYGKDHAEISEIEKAIEVAQAKDFVDSTEEGLKTSIAQGGTNVSGGQKQRLSIARALVKKPPIYIFDDSFSALDFKTDSALRAALKKFTSDATVLIVAQRVSTIMTAEQIIVLDEGKVVGIGTHKELLANCKEYQEIAESQLSKEELA; encoded by the coding sequence ATGAAATTAATAATGAGATACCTAAAACCCTTTGCAGGGATTGTGGTTCTTTGTATTGTGCTATTATTTGGGCAAGCGATGAGTGACTTAAGCTTACCAACCCTAATGAGTGAAATTGTAACGAATGGTATACAAAATGGTGGTGTTGAAGAACCAGCACCAAAGGCAATTAGTGAAAATGGAATGACCTTTATCACAACCTTTATGACAGAGGATAACAAACAACAATTTCTTAACGCTTATCAACTCATCGATAAGGATTCCGAAGATGCAAGCAAATATCGTAAAGATTATGAGCTATTAAATCAAGAATCCATATATGTAAGAAAGAGTTTAAGTAAAGAAGAATTAGAACCAATAGAAACTAGTTATGGTAAGGCTGCTTTAGCATTTGTAACCATGATTCAAAAGCAGATGGAACAACAGGATGGACAGACGAATGAAGCGACCACTTCAGATAATGCAAAAGAAAATTTTGCTGGAATGACAACAGATAAGCTTTATGAGCTTCTTCCTATGATTCAGGCTATGCCAAAAGAAGCTGTGGGAACATTTATACAGACTGCTTCGGATAGTGATTCTTTTCTTCATGCTCAGATGGGTGTTTTATTTACAAAAATGTTTTATGAAGAACTTGGTATGAATCTCAATCATATTCAAAGAACTTATATTATAGTTACTGGTTTAAAAATGCTTGCTATTACATTTGCTGGTGTTGTTGCTGCAATTGCAGTTGGATTTTTAGCTTCTAGAATGTCTGCTAGAGTGGCACAACGTATGAGAAGAGATGTCTTTTCTAAGGTAGAGAGTTTTTCAAGTGCCGAGTATGATAAATTCTCAACAGCATCTTTGATTACTAGAACTACAAACGATATACAGCAAGTTCAGATGCTAATTGGTATGGGTGTACGAATGATGTGCTATGCACCAATCATGGGTATCGGTGGTATTATCTTTGCAGTTAATAAATCTGTATCCTTAAGCTGGATTATAGCAGTGGCTGTTATTATTTTACTTGGTCTCATTGCAATTATCTTCTCCATTGCATTACCGAAGTTTAAATCATTACAAAAATTAATTGACCGACTTAACTTGGTTAGCCGTGAGAACTTAGGTGGTATGATGGTAATTCGTGCCTTTGGTAATGAAGGTTATGAAGAAAATCGTTTTGAAAAAGCAAATAGTGAGTTAAGTAAAACAAATCGTTTTGTGCAAAGAACAATGGCATTTATGATGCCAGCTATGATGCTTATAATGAACTGTGTCACCTTAGTTATTGTGTGGAGTGGTAGTCATGCAATTGCAGATTCTACTTTACAGATTGGTGATATGTTAGCATTTATGCAGTATGCAATGCAAATCATCATGGCATTTTTAATGATAGCAATGATGTTTATTATGGTACCAAGAGCTTCTGTTTCTGCAGTTCGTATTCGAGAAGTATTGGATACTAAACTTGAGATAAACGATAAAAAGAATACAGTTAGTTTAGTGGAAGACGCGAAGAAAAACGGAACCAATGTTAAGGGTAGGGTTGTATTCCGTGATGTATCCTTCCGTTATAATAACGCAGAGTCAGATGTATTAGAGAATATTAATTTTACTGCGAAACCAGGAGAAACAACAGCATTTATCGGTTCTACTGGTTCTGGTAAATCAACACTGATTAACTTAGTTCCTAGATTTTATGATGTTACAAAAGGAAGTATTGAAATCGATGGTGTTGACATTCGAGATTTAAAACAAGAAGAACTTAGAGATTTAATAGGATATGTTCCGCAAAAGGGTGTTTTATTTACTGGTGATATTGAATCTAATATTCGTTACGGTAAAGATCATGCCGAAATATCAGAAATAGAAAAAGCAATTGAGGTTGCTCAGGCGAAGGATTTTGTTGATTCTACAGAAGAAGGATTAAAAACCTCAATTGCACAAGGTGGTACCAATGTTAGTGGTGGACAGAAACAGCGTTTATCCATTGCAAGAGCATTAGTGAAGAAACCACCAATTTATATCTTCGACGATAGTTTTTCAGCATTAGACTTTAAGACAGATTCCGCACTTCGTGCTGCTTTAAAGAAATTCACATCTGATGCTACCGTATTAATTGTTGCACAGCGTGTTAGTACAATTATGACTGCAGAACAAATTATTGTGTTAGATGAAGGTAAAGTAGTTGGTATTGGTACACACAAAGAGCTTTTGGCTAATTGTAAAGAGTATCAAGAAATTGCGGAAAGCCAGTTATCAAAGGAGGAATTAGCATGA